A DNA window from Methanobrevibacter thaueri contains the following coding sequences:
- a CDS encoding ARPP-1 family domain-containing protein, whose protein sequence is MITLGNDVTINPNIELLSPQTHKNITVIPLKTERTYIDILTLKKGLELGLVKVSECPQSQVNTLVVTNASVTPLILIDGEEIVGGDQNRIVNSTVVIDARSKMKISVSCTEKNRWAYKSEFKQSDYMANHRTRVAKEYASRDSEHFQNVIWSSIDRLEHENSFSSPTAAMEESYENLKINHNKIIKEFDIVKDQNGIIVIIDGKIEGFEVFLSSEIYKEFHEKILKSYLIDAEINENQYPVNIDAAQDALDNAYDSSFTEKETKGLEKAYTFENQDGLGTLYAYNDKIIHWSYFKKMEEIIKDEIIENTALESDI, encoded by the coding sequence ATGATAACTCTTGGAAACGATGTAACTATTAACCCAAACATAGAACTGTTATCTCCGCAAACACACAAGAACATAACTGTCATACCATTAAAGACAGAAAGGACTTATATCGATATTCTGACACTTAAAAAAGGCCTGGAACTGGGTCTTGTCAAAGTCAGTGAATGCCCCCAATCACAGGTGAACACACTTGTCGTCACAAACGCCTCCGTAACCCCACTAATCCTGATTGACGGGGAGGAGATAGTTGGAGGAGACCAGAACAGGATAGTCAATTCGACAGTAGTGATTGATGCTCGAAGCAAAATGAAAATTTCTGTAAGCTGCACTGAAAAAAACAGGTGGGCATACAAAAGCGAATTCAAGCAATCCGATTACATGGCAAACCACAGGACTCGGGTGGCAAAGGAATATGCCTCCAGAGACTCCGAACATTTCCAGAATGTGATCTGGTCATCCATCGATAGGTTGGAACATGAAAATTCATTCTCATCACCTACAGCGGCAATGGAAGAAAGCTATGAAAACCTTAAGATTAACCACAACAAGATTATTAAGGAATTTGACATAGTCAAAGACCAAAACGGCATTATAGTAATCATTGACGGCAAGATTGAAGGTTTTGAAGTCTTTCTAAGCTCAGAAATCTATAAGGAATTTCACGAAAAGATACTGAAGAGCTATCTCATTGATGCCGAAATCAATGAAAACCAATATCCTGTAAACATTGATGCTGCACAGGATGCCCTTGATAATGCATATGATTCCTCATTTACCGAAAAGGAAACTAAAGGACTTGAAAAGGCATATACATTTGAGAACCAGGACGGCCTTGGAACCTTATACGCATACAATGACAAAATAATACATTGGTCCTACTTTAAAAAAATGGAAGAAATAATAAAGGATGAAATCATTGAGAATACAGCATTAGAATCTGATATCTAA
- the hemC gene encoding hydroxymethylbilane synthase has translation MIVGTRGSQLALAQTKQVCADLSKITGESIDVEIIKTKGDKITTSQLYNMDSKGLFTKELDIALLEEEVDFTVHSFKDLPTELDEDLEIVAVPKREAPNEVLISKKDWNELGPGSKLGTSSLRREAFCNHYNKEFELKPIRGNIETRIQKALESDLDATIMAQAGLKRLNLTKYIKNVFPLDYITPPAGQGALAIITRKDSDIKGVISKLNDYVSMQEVLAEKKVLEELGVGCQWPIGAIARMNDNEFNIYSILLTKEGEILKEQTEKGSIRNAVELGGRIGKLFGDYV, from the coding sequence ATGATTGTTGGAACACGCGGAAGTCAATTAGCTTTAGCGCAAACAAAGCAAGTTTGTGCAGATTTATCCAAAATAACTGGCGAATCAATAGATGTGGAAATTATCAAGACCAAAGGAGATAAGATCACCACATCACAACTATACAACATGGATTCAAAGGGCCTTTTCACAAAAGAGCTTGACATTGCTCTTCTTGAAGAGGAAGTTGATTTTACAGTGCATAGCTTTAAGGATTTGCCTACCGAATTGGACGAAGACTTGGAAATTGTAGCTGTTCCAAAACGTGAAGCTCCAAATGAAGTTTTAATCTCTAAAAAAGACTGGAATGAACTTGGACCCGGGTCAAAACTTGGAACAAGCAGTCTTAGAAGAGAAGCTTTTTGTAATCATTACAATAAGGAATTTGAACTCAAGCCTATCAGAGGAAACATTGAAACCAGAATTCAAAAAGCCTTGGAAAGTGATCTTGATGCCACAATCATGGCACAGGCAGGCCTTAAAAGATTGAATCTGACAAAATACATCAAGAATGTATTTCCGCTGGATTACATTACCCCTCCTGCAGGTCAGGGGGCATTGGCCATCATAACAAGGAAGGACTCTGATATCAAGGGAGTCATTTCCAAATTAAATGATTACGTCTCAATGCAGGAAGTGCTTGCAGAGAAAAAAGTGCTGGAAGAGCTCGGAGTTGGCTGTCAATGGCCGATTGGAGCGATAGCACGCATGAATGATAATGAATTTAATATTTATTCAATATTATTAACCAAAGAAGGTGAAATCCTTAAAGAGCAAACCGAAAAGGGCTCCATCAGAAATGCAGTTGAACTTGGAGGTCGTATCGGAAAGCTTTTCGGTGATTATGTTTAA
- a CDS encoding pyruvoyl-dependent arginine decarboxylase, whose translation MKIAIVSGKDEGPTKLNAFDNALSDASIGDVNLIKVSSMLAGNAEIVKLPKLKAGAMVNCVLSEITSDKPGDQITAVIAVAIGEELGCVVETTGINKDADDLIDEAKMMVEYMMEKRDVEIKDLLIESSTAVVENIASVVASVIYLNDEIIEE comes from the coding sequence ATGAAAATAGCTATTGTATCTGGAAAAGATGAAGGACCAACAAAATTAAATGCATTCGACAACGCTTTAAGCGATGCCAGTATTGGGGACGTTAACCTCATAAAGGTATCCAGCATGCTTGCAGGCAATGCGGAAATAGTAAAATTGCCAAAACTTAAAGCGGGAGCTATGGTGAACTGCGTCTTATCAGAAATCACTTCAGATAAACCAGGAGATCAGATAACTGCAGTGATAGCGGTGGCTATTGGAGAGGAATTAGGTTGTGTGGTTGAAACAACCGGAATCAATAAAGATGCTGATGACCTGATTGATGAGGCCAAAATGATGGTTGAATACATGATGGAAAAACGTGACGTAGAAATTAAGGACCTGCTCATAGAGTCCTCCACAGCGGTTGTTGAGAACATAGCATCAGTCGTCGCATCAGTAATCTATCTTAATGATGAAATAATCGAGGAGTAA
- a CDS encoding N-6 DNA methylase — translation MKYDSTNYKILRNLISKSRRFNLPPQIDYVIIYTFLYKYCSDSLKDHFLMAIQDKEITLDEAYRDGYYRESLREDAMHLFGYHFENPEAFIDEVINKNYSDRFFLTDFFRVFPDNITFDEKSKDREYFKLLFKTIREEISVKDFEFDNEMNLAIKEIIFSISKLDLFDNAFEFRRVFDVISYSRLMNVESNPEYVSQILSTLISCEKTSIKSAYDPFMKDGTSLMKLSDLCETGVTYYGKEEDKLTYLYTIARFFINIFYLDHVVFKNEDATQSIDIEGASFDAILSEIPVSIKNYHSANKNQSFEIAKRSKRGELEDVLIEKFGIKSDSLSQDADWNIAMENLLQKIDVEEDSNEEFTGEYGSLKDNEFLFLINLVDSLKDDGIMAVSISQNFLYKNSLQTLRKYLTHEKNYIDTIISIPEELGRRRPEVVIVFKKNRTDDDILFIDISKQFKTQKSAKLFPGLFRRNLILANETINKMKDVFINKLTISKFSNVIKLDEIAQNDFNLSVSRYVDTFEEDFIRLDDLTVEKREIDENIENLNLKIEKMMKELDIRF, via the coding sequence ATGAAATATGATTCAACAAATTATAAGATCCTGAGAAACCTCATATCAAAGTCAAGGAGATTCAACCTTCCGCCCCAAATAGATTATGTAATCATTTACACTTTTTTATACAAATATTGTTCCGACAGCCTTAAGGATCATTTTCTAATGGCAATCCAGGATAAGGAAATCACACTGGATGAGGCATACCGTGACGGATATTACCGCGAATCGCTGAGAGAAGATGCAATGCATCTGTTCGGATACCATTTCGAAAACCCTGAGGCATTCATCGACGAGGTAATAAACAAGAACTATTCCGACAGATTTTTCCTGACAGATTTCTTCAGGGTCTTTCCGGATAACATCACATTCGATGAAAAAAGCAAGGACAGGGAATACTTCAAGTTACTGTTCAAGACAATACGTGAGGAGATATCCGTTAAGGATTTTGAATTTGACAACGAGATGAATCTTGCCATAAAGGAAATAATCTTTTCCATTTCCAAGTTGGACCTTTTTGACAATGCCTTTGAATTCAGAAGGGTTTTTGATGTGATTTCATACTCAAGACTGATGAATGTCGAGTCCAATCCGGAATATGTCTCACAGATACTCTCAACATTGATATCCTGTGAAAAGACCTCCATTAAAAGCGCATATGATCCGTTCATGAAGGACGGAACATCCCTGATGAAATTATCAGACCTTTGCGAGACAGGAGTGACATATTACGGCAAGGAAGAGGACAAGTTGACCTATCTCTACACCATAGCCAGATTCTTCATAAATATCTTCTATCTTGATCATGTGGTCTTTAAAAATGAGGATGCGACCCAATCAATCGATATTGAGGGCGCGTCATTCGATGCAATCCTGTCTGAAATTCCGGTGTCCATAAAGAACTATCATTCAGCCAATAAGAACCAAAGCTTCGAGATTGCCAAAAGAAGCAAACGTGGCGAACTGGAGGATGTGCTGATTGAAAAGTTCGGAATCAAGAGCGATTCATTATCACAGGATGCAGACTGGAACATTGCGATGGAAAATCTCCTTCAGAAAATCGATGTTGAGGAGGATTCGAACGAGGAGTTCACAGGAGAATACGGATCTCTAAAGGACAACGAATTTTTATTCCTGATCAATCTTGTTGATTCACTCAAGGATGACGGAATAATGGCTGTCAGCATTTCACAGAACTTCCTATACAAGAATTCCCTTCAGACACTCAGGAAATACCTGACCCATGAGAAAAACTACATCGATACAATAATAAGCATTCCTGAGGAATTGGGCAGAAGAAGGCCCGAAGTCGTAATAGTGTTTAAGAAGAACAGAACTGACGACGACATCCTTTTCATTGACATATCAAAACAGTTCAAGACACAAAAAAGCGCTAAACTGTTTCCTGGACTCTTTAGAAGAAATCTCATTTTGGCCAATGAAACAATTAACAAGATGAAGGACGTGTTCATCAACAAGCTGACCATCAGCAAGTTTTCGAATGTCATAAAATTAGATGAAATTGCTCAGAATGATTTCAATTTATCTGTATCCCGTTATGTCGATACTTTTGAGGAAGACTTCATCAGATTGGATGATCTGACAGTTGAAAAAAGAGAAATAGATGAGAATATTGAAAATCTCAATCTGAAAATTGAAAAAATGATGAAAGAGTTAGATATCAGATTCTAA
- a CDS encoding bifunctional NADP phosphatase/NAD kinase, producing MNARDKQIATDLAYKIIRDVSRAIRPYVGKPESGEKIKMGADGTPTSLIDVIAEERIINILKNAPVLSYIISEEVGELKLGKGTQKNIVLTQELRRTDLDEEDTPKFIFLIDPVDGTNNAIKEIPAFGISIAIANVEQGRLSTLNDVELAFISSFANGNFFEAEKGKGCLLNNEEVHPSDVINISDMTLGGFTKSGTSQASKLVDNARRMRVLGSVVLELSYVASGRYDAFLDLRGSRIIDIAASKLILEEAGCIITNKYGQKLNNILSIYEKTIVVAANNKIMHKQIIDILNDNQTDFIGKVGVISRIDQKRPILFAAKVIDYLLTNGREVTIEKQLAKKLTELKENPNLENIIGKIKENYPEISHLLEDINMNIDFKQLAEPIKDFDCDMALILGGDGTLLRAQSRMKPEIPIFGINMGTVGFLTEIEAKDTFESLDEILKGNYYKEKRTRLVVSHENNMFTAMNEVVIMTDKPAKMLHFEIKVDGEIIEEVRADGLIVSTPSGSTAYSMSAGGPIVDPKVAGFVIIPICPYKLGVRPFVVSDNSEITVKLLKKGKSAVFVMDGQINEEADYEEEIKFKKADKDAYFIRTSTKYFYEKVKDKLKEGGINSKPRCDDE from the coding sequence ATGAACGCCCGTGACAAACAAATAGCAACAGATTTGGCTTATAAGATTATTCGTGACGTGAGTAGGGCTATTCGCCCATATGTCGGTAAACCTGAATCCGGCGAAAAGATAAAGATGGGTGCCGACGGAACTCCCACCTCACTGATTGACGTCATAGCCGAGGAGAGAATAATCAACATCCTTAAGAATGCCCCTGTGCTGTCCTACATCATAAGTGAAGAGGTAGGCGAGTTGAAACTTGGAAAGGGAACACAAAAGAATATTGTCCTAACCCAGGAATTGAGGCGTACAGACCTGGATGAGGAGGACACACCAAAATTCATATTCCTAATCGACCCAGTTGACGGAACAAACAACGCGATTAAGGAAATTCCGGCATTCGGTATTTCAATAGCAATAGCAAACGTTGAACAGGGAAGACTGTCAACATTGAACGATGTGGAACTTGCTTTCATCAGCAGCTTTGCGAACGGCAACTTCTTTGAGGCTGAAAAAGGAAAAGGATGCCTATTGAACAATGAGGAAGTCCATCCAAGTGACGTCATCAACATCAGCGACATGACACTCGGAGGATTCACAAAAAGCGGAACATCACAGGCATCCAAATTGGTCGACAACGCACGCCGTATGCGCGTTTTGGGAAGTGTCGTTCTTGAATTGTCATACGTTGCCAGCGGAAGATATGATGCGTTTCTTGATTTGAGGGGAAGTAGAATTATCGACATTGCAGCATCCAAACTGATTCTTGAAGAGGCAGGATGCATAATCACAAACAAGTACGGCCAAAAGCTCAACAACATTCTAAGCATTTATGAAAAGACAATTGTGGTGGCTGCAAACAATAAAATCATGCACAAACAAATAATTGACATCCTAAATGACAATCAGACAGATTTCATCGGAAAGGTGGGCGTTATTTCAAGAATTGACCAGAAGAGACCAATACTCTTTGCAGCAAAGGTCATAGATTACCTTCTAACCAATGGCCGTGAGGTGACCATCGAAAAGCAACTGGCCAAAAAGCTGACTGAATTGAAGGAAAATCCAAATCTGGAAAACATTATAGGAAAAATCAAGGAGAATTACCCTGAAATCTCACATCTGCTTGAGGACATCAACATGAATATCGATTTCAAACAACTGGCCGAACCTATTAAGGATTTTGACTGTGACATGGCATTGATTCTTGGAGGGGACGGAACCCTCCTGAGGGCACAATCCAGAATGAAACCTGAAATCCCAATATTCGGAATAAACATGGGGACAGTGGGATTCCTAACAGAAATCGAAGCAAAGGACACATTCGAATCCTTGGATGAAATCCTCAAAGGCAATTACTACAAGGAAAAAAGAACCCGTCTTGTTGTTTCCCACGAAAACAACATGTTTACCGCAATGAACGAAGTAGTTATAATGACTGACAAGCCTGCAAAAATGCTCCATTTCGAAATCAAAGTGGACGGCGAGATAATCGAGGAGGTAAGGGCTGACGGACTTATCGTTTCAACCCCAAGCGGATCCACAGCATATTCAATGTCCGCCGGAGGACCTATTGTAGACCCTAAAGTTGCAGGTTTCGTCATAATACCAATCTGTCCATACAAACTCGGAGTGAGGCCGTTTGTTGTTTCAGACAACAGTGAGATAACCGTAAAGCTGCTCAAGAAAGGTAAAAGTGCAGTGTTCGTAATGGACGGGCAAATAAACGAGGAAGCTGATTATGAAGAGGAAATCAAATTTAAAAAGGCCGACAAGGACGCCTACTTCATAAGGACATCAACCAAATACTTCTATGAGAAAGTGAAAGACAAACTGAAAGAAGGCGGAATTAACTCAAAACCTCGGTGTGATGATGAATAA
- a CDS encoding orotate phosphoribosyltransferase-like protein has translation MKQKLIAKAQELRQHGFTTGEIADELNVSMDTARWLTLQKATEEKTEAPVDFAINWKSIGGNATRLSYVSGALSDMALSHGEVDTVVGIAVSGVPFATVMADFIEDMTGLDTSIAIFHPNKHRKDADSTDDEGTISTNFGSVEGKKVVIVDDVITSGKTAKEVIHTVKDLGGEPTCVVVLIDKAGLSEIEGIPVESLIKVSRL, from the coding sequence GTGAAACAAAAATTAATTGCAAAGGCTCAAGAACTCAGACAACATGGATTTACCACCGGTGAAATCGCTGACGAACTTAACGTCAGTATGGACACCGCCAGATGGTTAACACTCCAGAAAGCAACTGAAGAAAAAACTGAAGCACCGGTTGATTTTGCTATCAACTGGAAAAGTATCGGTGGAAATGCAACCCGTTTAAGTTACGTTTCCGGCGCTTTAAGCGACATGGCATTATCACATGGGGAAGTTGATACTGTAGTTGGTATTGCGGTTAGCGGAGTGCCGTTTGCAACAGTGATGGCTGATTTCATTGAAGACATGACCGGATTGGACACTTCCATAGCAATCTTCCACCCAAACAAGCATAGGAAAGATGCTGACTCAACAGATGACGAAGGTACCATCAGTACCAATTTCGGAAGCGTTGAAGGCAAGAAAGTGGTCATTGTCGATGACGTTATCACAAGTGGAAAAACCGCAAAAGAGGTTATCCATACCGTAAAAGACCTTGGCGGAGAGCCAACTTGTGTTGTCGTATTGATTGACAAAGCAGGACTCTCTGAAATTGAAGGAATTCCTGTAGAATCATTAATTAAAGTTAGTAGATTATAA
- the speB gene encoding agmatinase encodes MLLNTYEPWKFAFSAENDEIIENSFGIIGVPFDSTTSYHSGSRLGPIVVREASFGFEKFNTVFNKDLTTNFYDFGDVNVVPGNCERTCEIIEDTINEILDLNVRPIIIGGEHSASIGAIRALTDRYPKLTVIHLDAHRDLAFTFIGEKYSHATVMRRAHERGVDLVQIGIRSSSSREEEFVKSTYNIQTFKSGDVHKHMDAIEYYLTNIDGPIYISIDMDVVDPAIAPNVGNPTPGGLFVSEIETILETLCHKNIVGLDVVETASDRLGDNTAVVAAKIIYDFLTLVK; translated from the coding sequence ATGCTTTTAAATACCTATGAACCATGGAAATTTGCATTTTCTGCGGAAAATGATGAAATAATTGAAAATTCATTTGGAATAATCGGAGTTCCATTTGACAGCACTACTTCTTATCATTCCGGTTCACGTTTAGGACCAATTGTTGTTCGCGAAGCTTCATTTGGTTTTGAAAAATTCAATACTGTTTTTAATAAAGACTTGACAACTAATTTTTATGATTTCGGGGATGTAAACGTTGTCCCTGGAAACTGCGAAAGGACCTGCGAGATTATTGAGGATACAATCAATGAGATCTTGGACTTGAATGTCAGGCCGATAATCATTGGCGGTGAGCATTCAGCATCCATCGGGGCAATCCGGGCATTGACCGATAGATATCCGAAACTGACTGTAATCCATTTGGATGCCCATAGGGACCTTGCATTCACATTCATCGGCGAGAAATACTCTCATGCAACCGTAATGAGAAGGGCCCATGAAAGGGGAGTCGATTTGGTGCAAATAGGAATAAGGTCATCATCCTCCCGTGAAGAGGAATTCGTGAAATCAACCTATAACATCCAGACATTCAAGAGCGGAGACGTCCACAAGCACATGGACGCCATAGAGTATTACCTTACCAACATTGACGGTCCGATTTACATTTCAATAGACATGGATGTCGTTGATCCTGCCATCGCTCCGAACGTTGGAAACCCGACACCTGGAGGATTGTTCGTATCTGAAATCGAAACCATCCTTGAAACACTATGCCACAAGAATATTGTCGGATTGGACGTTGTGGAAACCGCAAGTGACAGACTGGGAGACAACACTGCAGTGGTTGCGGCAAAGATAATCTATGACTTTTTAACACTGGTCAAATAA
- a CDS encoding HIRAN domain-containing protein, translating to MYITVLASNKLHGQKPLAIDGIVKLVKEPENKYDTEAIACEMRYFGKIGYVANSTHTVVKGCMSAGRVYDKINDEYFAKIKFIKDTIAIAKILDSDEFIAEIEDPESDVHYLSENPSELKFNY from the coding sequence TTGTATATAACAGTACTTGCATCCAACAAACTTCACGGACAAAAACCATTGGCAATAGACGGCATTGTCAAGTTAGTAAAGGAACCAGAGAACAAATATGATACAGAAGCGATAGCCTGTGAAATGAGATATTTTGGAAAGATAGGCTATGTTGCAAACAGCACTCATACTGTAGTTAAAGGATGCATGAGTGCAGGAAGAGTTTACGATAAAATCAACGATGAATACTTTGCAAAAATCAAATTCATCAAGGACACAATTGCAATAGCAAAGATACTGGATTCCGATGAATTCATAGCTGAAATAGAAGATCCTGAAAGTGATGTGCATTACCTAAGTGAAAATCCATCAGAACTTAAATTCAACTACTGA
- a CDS encoding Gfo/Idh/MocA family protein encodes MRTINVGVVGVGAMGENHVRVYHKMEEANLVAVSDVSERALKKIEKKYGAKGFTEYSDLLEDPEIEAVSVCVPTTFHHAVVMEAIKHGKHVLVEKPIAFTVSEAEEMIAAAKEAGVLLATGHVERFNPAVQKAKELVDDGVIGDIVSAFAKRVGPLPPRIKDVGVSIDLAIHDLDIMNYLFEEEVTQVYGSMNCSFDDSEFEDHAEIMVNFNNESTGIVEVNWLTPYKRRELELTGTAGIISVDYIKQSIEVYGKFAQDIQIKHEEPLKGELKSFLNAVMKGEEPEITGEDGLKALKMVIAANKSSQEHKPISFEELE; translated from the coding sequence TTGAGAACTATTAACGTAGGAGTTGTCGGAGTAGGAGCGATGGGTGAAAACCATGTTCGTGTCTACCATAAAATGGAAGAAGCAAATTTAGTTGCTGTAAGTGACGTAAGCGAAAGAGCGCTTAAAAAAATCGAGAAGAAATATGGCGCTAAAGGTTTCACAGAATATAGTGATCTGCTCGAAGATCCAGAAATCGAAGCTGTGAGCGTATGTGTGCCAACCACATTCCACCACGCTGTGGTAATGGAAGCCATCAAACATGGAAAACATGTTTTAGTTGAAAAGCCAATAGCATTCACAGTCAGTGAAGCTGAAGAAATGATTGCTGCAGCTAAGGAAGCTGGAGTGTTGCTTGCAACCGGACACGTTGAAAGATTTAATCCTGCTGTTCAAAAGGCTAAAGAACTTGTTGACGACGGAGTCATTGGAGACATCGTATCCGCATTCGCTAAAAGGGTAGGTCCTCTCCCACCAAGAATAAAAGACGTCGGTGTATCAATAGATTTAGCTATTCACGATTTAGATATCATGAACTACCTGTTTGAAGAGGAAGTCACTCAGGTTTACGGTTCAATGAACTGTAGTTTTGATGACAGCGAATTTGAAGACCACGCTGAAATCATGGTTAATTTCAACAACGAATCCACAGGAATCGTTGAAGTTAACTGGTTAACCCCTTACAAACGTAGAGAACTCGAACTTACCGGTACCGCAGGAATCATCTCTGTCGACTACATCAAGCAAAGCATTGAGGTATACGGTAAATTTGCTCAAGACATCCAAATCAAACATGAAGAACCTCTTAAAGGTGAATTGAAATCCTTCTTAAATGCAGTGATGAAAGGAGAAGAGCCAGAAATTACTGGTGAAGATGGACTTAAAGCTCTTAAAATGGTTATCGCTGCAAACAAATCATCCCAAGAACATAAACCAATTAGTTTTGAAGAACTTGAATAG
- a CDS encoding translation initiation factor IF-5A: MSTKVVEIKTLKVGKYIVLGGEACKIISYTTSSPGKHGAAKARIEAVGVFDNQKRSLVKPVDNKVDIPIIDKRLGQVISIQGDNVQIMDMENYDTIDLPMPEDLKDEITEGREVEYIVAMGNMKIMRTRGS, encoded by the coding sequence ATGTCAACAAAAGTTGTAGAAATTAAAACATTAAAAGTTGGAAAATACATTGTTTTAGGAGGAGAAGCTTGTAAAATTATCAGTTACACCACTTCATCTCCTGGTAAACACGGAGCTGCTAAAGCAAGAATTGAAGCAGTCGGCGTATTCGATAATCAAAAAAGAAGTTTAGTTAAACCTGTAGATAACAAAGTGGATATCCCAATCATCGACAAAAGATTAGGACAAGTTATCTCTATCCAAGGCGACAATGTTCAAATCATGGACATGGAAAACTATGATACCATTGACTTACCAATGCCTGAAGACTTAAAAGATGAAATCACTGAAGGTAGAGAAGTTGAATACATTGTTGCAATGGGAAATATGAAAATCATGAGAACTAGAGGATCATAA
- the cfbE gene encoding coenzyme F430 synthase, with protein sequence MNNLVIDLTHGGVKIATSLAKKGRSVLAYDIYNTLSDIGAKMLETSNVELIQLDDLKDLEGDMNVIYPIHLPLSLEEITSCNPNLNYTFQTHHEIIMELLEGWGEDILKIEVTGVKGKTTSVFMLKEILIDENPLILSSLGALLYDNKREIVLKRNISITPANIKETVDLAYKIANPVCEIADGVVESENLRKYNSAIFESSLGVSGIGDVGLLLNIAEDYPIAKGRSSASKAKRQVFRCKCVCIQKEALDKYYCDIDHEKTNTFSLKDKTANLFVKEIDYNLNQTTISLVYRNVKTVNGNDVCGNMELKTFALGPHHVSNVLGVVLTCLSLEVPEEKIVGNIKNYKGIPGRTNKRIMGNSIIIEEINPGLNTQAIKESINMIDDIDDYYISIGGDYGITCEEIDEEKLSEFLNTLNRNIILTGDLGLSLSKKLDVSHDYFKDYHEAYDMALKNDKNLLFIYRSDYRKVSQR encoded by the coding sequence ATGAATAATCTTGTTATCGATTTAACACATGGGGGAGTGAAGATTGCCACCAGCCTGGCCAAAAAAGGCAGGAGCGTTCTTGCATATGACATTTACAATACATTAAGTGACATAGGCGCCAAAATGCTCGAAACCTCCAATGTTGAGTTGATACAGCTAGATGACTTAAAAGACCTTGAAGGGGACATGAATGTGATTTATCCCATTCATTTGCCTTTAAGCCTTGAAGAGATTACATCATGCAACCCCAACCTGAACTATACCTTCCAAACCCATCACGAAATCATAATGGAACTCCTCGAGGGATGGGGAGAAGACATCTTGAAAATAGAAGTTACCGGAGTTAAGGGAAAGACCACCTCCGTTTTCATGCTTAAGGAAATTCTCATTGACGAAAATCCATTGATTCTCTCAAGCCTAGGGGCATTGCTATACGATAACAAAAGGGAAATCGTCTTGAAGAGGAACATTTCAATCACCCCTGCAAACATTAAGGAAACGGTTGACTTGGCCTATAAAATTGCAAATCCCGTTTGCGAAATTGCAGACGGTGTCGTTGAAAGTGAAAACCTGAGAAAATACAATTCGGCGATTTTCGAATCATCACTTGGAGTCAGCGGAATTGGAGATGTTGGTCTTTTGCTGAACATTGCCGAAGACTATCCAATCGCCAAAGGCAGAAGCAGCGCATCCAAAGCCAAAAGACAGGTTTTCAGATGCAAATGCGTTTGCATCCAAAAGGAAGCCCTGGACAAATACTATTGCGATATTGACCATGAGAAAACCAACACATTTTCACTTAAAGACAAAACAGCCAACCTATTTGTAAAAGAAATTGACTATAATCTAAACCAGACCACAATCAGTTTGGTGTACAGGAATGTGAAAACGGTTAACGGCAATGACGTTTGCGGAAATATGGAATTGAAGACATTTGCACTGGGACCGCACCATGTGAGCAATGTTCTGGGAGTTGTCCTGACCTGCCTCAGCCTGGAAGTGCCTGAGGAAAAGATTGTCGGAAACATTAAAAACTATAAGGGAATCCCCGGAAGGACCAACAAGAGAATAATGGGAAATTCCATAATCATCGAGGAGATAAATCCCGGATTGAACACCCAAGCAATAAAAGAGTCCATCAACATGATCGACGACATTGACGATTACTACATATCTATCGGAGGGGACTATGGAATCACCTGTGAGGAGATTGATGAGGAAAAGCTGTCTGAATTCCTAAACACCCTCAACAGGAACATCATACTGACAGGGGATTTGGGGCTCTCACTATCCAAAAAACTCGATGTCAGTCATGATTATTTCAAAGACTATCATGAAGCCTATGACATGGCCCTGAAAAACGATAAGAATCTTCTTTTCATATATCGTTCAGACTACCGCAAAGTTTCACAACGATGA